The genome window GGTCTATGCCATCGTCAAGCTGATGCTGCCCTCCCGCGAGAACCTCGACATCTTCGAGGCCGCCGTCGCCACCTGGCCGGAGGTGGTCCAGTGCGCGACCATCACCGGGCGCGAGGACTATGTGTTGCGCATCATCACCTCCGACATGCACGCCTTCGACAAATTCCTGCGCGACAAGCTCTTGACGCTCGGCATCGTCTCGGACTGCGAGAGCCATATCGTCACGCGCGGCGTCAAGAACGTGACCACCCTGCCCCTGGGCATCATCACGCCGCACGTGGCGCATTGAGGTCGGATAGCTCCGACACAGTGTGAGGTGTATTGAGGACTGTAGTCGCCCAGTCTGGAGGCCGCCTTTCGCATCGCCGACGCCTTCGGGGTGGAGATCACCGAGGTGTTCCAGTGGGAG of Brevundimonas subvibrioides contains these proteins:
- a CDS encoding Lrp/AsnC family transcriptional regulator, with the translated sequence MADELDPIDARILDILQQDAGLSVADVAERVGLSASPCWRRIKRLEDSGLIRKRVTLLDAALLGLDFEVYAIVKLMLPSRENLDIFEAAVATWPEVVQCATITGREDYVLRIITSDMHAFDKFLRDKLLTLGIVSDCESHIVTRGVKNVTTLPLGIITPHVAH